In Persicobacter psychrovividus, the genomic window AATAAATAATGATGATAAACTTCATGTTTATTTAAAAATAATGCGACATGTTTAATATTTCTGAGGAATTTGTGGTGCGGTTTGGTACAATCGATGATATTGATCAGATTTTTGATAATATTCAAAGGATAAAAATTGAAATGAGTGAGCAGAAAATTGCGCAGTGGCCGCTCGATAAGGATTACCCGAGTAAAGAAATGATCAAGACTGATTTGCTCAACAGTCAGTATTTTATATTAGAGAAAAACAAGGAATATGCGGGCTCAGTGGTTTTAAATACCATCACCACGCCCCCATATAGTGAGATTTCATGGAATGGGAAGCATTTTTTAGCCGTTCACCGTTTGGCAACTGTAAAGGCGTTCAGAAAAGATGATGCAGGTCAGTTACTGATGAGTTTTGCTGAGGAATGGGCGTTGGCTCATCATCAGGATAGTATTCGTTTGGATACCTATTCACATAACCGCAGGGCAAATAAGTTTTATCAATCCTGTGGGTTCACACAGGTCGGAAAGATCAGTCTGCCCTGGATGCCCGAGCAGTATTATTGTTATGAGAAGTTACTATCAGTGGCTGATTAAGTAACAAATGCTTGATTTTAAACCTTATTAAGTGCGCAAATGCGCTATTTATCGATCAGTTTTAGGATAAAAATAATTTTTTTATCCAAATGAATTAGATTGTTATAACTTGCGATCCTTTTTGTATAATTAGCATATCGTCCTTTTACCCTCATCAATCTTAAATGTGTATTCTATATGTCTGCGACATTGAAAAGAAAAATTCACGAAATAGTATTTGAAGCCGATACCAAAGCGGGAAAAACCTTCGATGTGGTCTTACTGATCCTGATTCTGCTGAGTATTTTGGTGGTCAGTTTAGAAAGTGTTTATACAATTAATAAGGTCTATGGTGTAGCCCTTCGGTGGATCGAGTGGGTTCTGACAATTCTTTTCACTTTCGAGTATATTTTGCGGGTTTGGCTTGTAAATAAAGCAAGGCATTACATGTTAAGTTTTTTCGGCATTGTTGATTTGCTTTCGATCTTGCCGACTTTTCTGAGCCTGGTTATTGTTGGTTCGCAATCTTTACTCATTTTCCGGTCTTTGCGATTGCTTCGGATTTTTCGAGTGTTTAAACTCGGAAGGTATTTAGGGGAGGGGCAACAGTTGGTTGATGCTATGCGGGCGAGCCGAGCAAAGATTATTGTGTTTGTCTCCGCTGTTTTAACGGTTGCGCTAATTTTAGGCACTTTTATGTATTTGGTGGAAGGGGCTGAAAACGGCTTTACCAGTATTCCACGCTCTTTTTATTGGGCGATTGTAACCATGACCACCGTGGGTTATGGCGACATTGCTCCCCAAACGGTCATTGGGCAAAGTATTGCGACTTTATTAATGGTGCTGGGGTATGGGATTATCGCAGTGCCCACAGGCATTGTTTCTGTGGAATTCAGTGCAAAAAAGAATGTCGCTGAAACGGTCAGTACACAGGTTTGTCAGCATTGCAGTAAAGAGGGCCATGATGCTGATGCGCATTATTGTAAATATTGCGGACATCATTTGCTATAAATGTCGGTGTGCTTTCATTTTAGTTAAAATCATCAGTTTTATATATAATTTAGCGTTTGACTTACGTAAATTATATTAAACAAAAAACCTGATTATGAAACTTGTAAAACAACCCTTTTTGTTGTTCTTGTTTTTCGCACTTATTT contains:
- a CDS encoding GNAT family N-acetyltransferase; this translates as MFNISEEFVVRFGTIDDIDQIFDNIQRIKIEMSEQKIAQWPLDKDYPSKEMIKTDLLNSQYFILEKNKEYAGSVVLNTITTPPYSEISWNGKHFLAVHRLATVKAFRKDDAGQLLMSFAEEWALAHHQDSIRLDTYSHNRRANKFYQSCGFTQVGKISLPWMPEQYYCYEKLLSVAD
- a CDS encoding ion transporter; the encoded protein is MSATLKRKIHEIVFEADTKAGKTFDVVLLILILLSILVVSLESVYTINKVYGVALRWIEWVLTILFTFEYILRVWLVNKARHYMLSFFGIVDLLSILPTFLSLVIVGSQSLLIFRSLRLLRIFRVFKLGRYLGEGQQLVDAMRASRAKIIVFVSAVLTVALILGTFMYLVEGAENGFTSIPRSFYWAIVTMTTVGYGDIAPQTVIGQSIATLLMVLGYGIIAVPTGIVSVEFSAKKNVAETVSTQVCQHCSKEGHDADAHYCKYCGHHLL